A genomic region of Ewingella sp. CoE-038-23 contains the following coding sequences:
- a CDS encoding TrbC/VirB2 family protein: MKRKQTDWPVLTCLLMASPVLAADSGFNKANETLSNTSTGLLGLAAVTITLATMWVGYKVLFDGKSLHDMRNVIIGAILIVGASGFGAYWAS, encoded by the coding sequence ATGAAACGAAAACAGACTGACTGGCCCGTCCTCACTTGCCTGTTAATGGCAAGCCCGGTGCTGGCAGCAGACAGCGGGTTTAATAAAGCCAATGAGACGCTGAGCAACACCTCTACCGGCCTGCTCGGACTGGCCGCCGTCACAATCACGCTGGCCACCATGTGGGTGGGATACAAAGTCTTGTTTGACGGCAAGAGCCTGCATGACATGCGCAACGTCATCATTGGCGCCATCCTCATCGTCGGTGCGTCAGGTTTCGGTGCCTACTGGGCGTCATAA
- a CDS encoding lytic transglycosylase domain-containing protein: protein MLSTTAFLTLSMQCAASVHPSTALDVARVESGLNPYAIAEILPGGKGVTSHFPTSKDEAVSLTGRLAAQGRRYSVGLMQITSTNFRHYGVTARDLLDPCTNLSVFEQILTDCYHRGGSLKRALSCYYSGNFTTGQQPESTFNQTSYIQRIGYAVPSTREDRQRPPAEKLMPEIHYPTAVMRGELTDNATPVLASLRYPNAVIRGALPIPGPQEEE, encoded by the coding sequence ATGCTATCCACCACAGCCTTTCTTACGCTGTCGATGCAGTGCGCCGCCAGCGTTCACCCGTCTACGGCACTCGATGTGGCACGGGTCGAATCCGGTTTGAATCCGTATGCCATCGCTGAAATTCTGCCCGGTGGCAAAGGCGTGACTTCACATTTCCCCACAAGCAAGGATGAGGCCGTCAGTCTCACCGGACGGCTGGCGGCACAGGGCCGACGTTATTCGGTCGGGCTGATGCAAATCACCAGCACCAATTTCCGTCATTACGGCGTGACCGCCCGTGACCTTCTTGACCCCTGTACCAACCTGTCCGTGTTTGAGCAGATCCTCACCGACTGCTACCACCGCGGCGGTTCCCTGAAGCGTGCGCTCAGTTGCTACTACTCGGGAAATTTCACGACCGGCCAACAGCCGGAATCCACATTTAACCAGACCAGCTACATCCAGCGCATCGGCTACGCCGTACCGTCAACGCGGGAAGACCGGCAGCGACCTCCCGCCGAAAAGCTCATGCCGGAAATCCATTACCCCACCGCCGTCATGCGTGGCGAGCTTACCGATAACGCCACGCCAGTACTGGCATCCCTGCGCTACCCCAATGCCGTGATACGCGGCGCGTTACCCATTCCCGGCCCCCAGGAGGAAGAATGA
- a CDS encoding TraR/DksA family transcriptional regulator, whose amino-acid sequence MPDEIDRDQEFNEQRLEEMIEQSRFKPGSTPSLFHCRVCGKLIPEKRRQALPGITTCTECQEKLERRRR is encoded by the coding sequence ATGCCGGATGAGATCGACCGCGATCAGGAATTTAATGAGCAACGACTGGAAGAGATGATTGAACAGAGCCGTTTTAAGCCAGGGTCTACGCCATCATTATTCCATTGTCGTGTATGCGGTAAGCTCATTCCTGAAAAGCGACGGCAGGCACTTCCGGGCATAACCACCTGCACGGAATGTCAGGAAAAACTTGAACGCCGAAGACGTTAA
- a CDS encoding DUF2857 domain-containing protein, whose amino-acid sequence MIIPSLNYAVLTDALHALKDGNIRHCESLGFTFDEMNALNQLSLDELFIISRESAQFLAVTVHHDALHLLLAKSREEVLQQQRINHAIRLGGSIALLNKYFGLTSNEVCLRRRLLGIRVPYGRTPEPDEDTDAAIWRQWQQCRVANLESTDALAAMMQVTQTLLPKVEGLSLTIVWKRIALCEREASDRRAAHAG is encoded by the coding sequence ATGATTATCCCGTCACTGAACTACGCCGTTTTAACCGATGCCCTGCATGCATTGAAGGATGGCAATATTCGTCACTGTGAATCGCTAGGATTCACTTTCGACGAAATGAATGCCCTCAACCAATTATCACTAGACGAGCTGTTTATCATCAGTCGGGAGTCTGCGCAGTTTTTGGCTGTGACGGTTCATCACGACGCATTACACCTGCTTCTGGCGAAATCACGTGAGGAGGTTCTGCAGCAGCAACGTATCAACCACGCCATCCGGCTCGGCGGGTCAATTGCGCTACTCAACAAGTATTTTGGCCTCACCTCCAACGAAGTTTGCCTTCGCCGCCGGTTGCTGGGCATCCGTGTGCCTTATGGCCGGACGCCAGAGCCGGACGAAGATACGGATGCGGCCATCTGGCGGCAATGGCAACAATGCCGGGTGGCCAACCTGGAATCGACCGATGCACTGGCCGCCATGATGCAGGTAACGCAAACCCTGCTGCCGAAAGTCGAAGGGTTGTCACTGACCATCGTCTGGAAGCGTATCGCACTTTGCGAACGGGAGGCGTCAGACCGGAGGGCCGCCCATGCCGGATGA
- a CDS encoding AlpA family transcriptional regulator yields the protein MTSHQLLRLKQVEEKTGLKRSQIYLYMKDGTFPRSIKIGPASVAWLESEIDEWINIKLVRRSIS from the coding sequence GTGACATCTCATCAGTTATTACGTCTGAAACAGGTTGAAGAAAAAACTGGCCTGAAGCGCTCTCAAATCTATCTGTATATGAAAGACGGCACCTTCCCCCGCTCAATCAAGATTGGCCCGGCCAGTGTCGCCTGGCTCGAATCGGAAATTGACGAATGGATCAATATTAAATTAGTCCGCCGCTCAATAAGCTGA
- a CDS encoding MFS transporter produces the protein MKERMPFVIYVFALCAFALGFTEFVTIGLVSRISADLNVSVSHVGTAVTAYALGAVIGAPGLTALATRWPRKRLLLVAMGLFTVGNGIVGASESLTPMLIARFASGLGHGVFLAVASSVATQLAGRHRAGAAVSVVFGGLTIALALGVPLGTYIGSLLSWQSIFMAVTASGAIGFIGLAMLMPTDQNDPSLQANAMDGLKAMFNPLLLAGAGITVLAYAGSFALYTYISPILLQVTHVDERTSSLLMLVYGVMAAIGNVWGGRLTDKQGADHAVMTILIGLAIVLFAMWFSVSSLMLMALFIGLLGALTYAAVPSMQARVIGLAHIHAPEAPAVAAGLNIAGFNGGIALGSLLGGVALDVTGLTSPTWVGGGVVIVGILWMLLQINSNKRRTTSDYS, from the coding sequence ATGAAAGAACGCATGCCTTTTGTTATATATGTCTTTGCACTCTGCGCTTTTGCTTTGGGATTCACTGAATTTGTCACGATCGGCTTAGTTTCCAGGATATCAGCTGATCTAAACGTCAGTGTCAGTCATGTAGGTACAGCGGTGACAGCCTACGCCCTCGGTGCCGTAATTGGTGCTCCGGGATTAACTGCGTTGGCAACACGATGGCCTCGTAAAAGATTATTACTTGTTGCTATGGGCCTGTTTACAGTTGGCAATGGTATCGTCGGTGCGTCTGAGTCCCTAACGCCGATGTTGATTGCACGATTTGCTTCCGGTTTAGGGCACGGAGTGTTTCTTGCTGTTGCTTCAAGTGTGGCAACCCAACTGGCTGGGCGACATCGTGCTGGCGCCGCTGTTTCGGTCGTTTTTGGCGGTCTTACAATTGCGTTGGCATTAGGCGTACCACTTGGTACCTACATCGGTAGTCTGTTGAGTTGGCAGTCTATATTCATGGCAGTAACGGCAAGTGGAGCGATCGGTTTTATTGGATTGGCAATGCTGATGCCCACGGATCAAAATGATCCCTCCTTGCAAGCAAATGCCATGGACGGTTTAAAAGCCATGTTCAACCCACTACTGCTTGCGGGAGCAGGAATTACAGTTTTGGCCTATGCAGGATCTTTTGCCCTGTATACATATATTTCCCCAATTCTACTTCAGGTAACGCATGTAGACGAGCGTACGAGTAGTTTGCTTATGTTGGTCTACGGCGTGATGGCCGCTATCGGGAATGTCTGGGGTGGTCGCCTGACTGACAAGCAAGGTGCAGACCATGCCGTGATGACAATTCTTATTGGTCTGGCGATCGTCCTCTTTGCTATGTGGTTCTCTGTCTCATCCTTAATGTTAATGGCACTGTTTATTGGTTTGCTTGGAGCATTGACATACGCAGCGGTCCCCTCAATGCAAGCAAGAGTGATAGGGCTAGCTCACATACATGCACCTGAAGCTCCAGCTGTGGCAGCAGGACTGAATATTGCCGGTTTTAACGGAGGAATTGCATTAGGGTCGCTATTGGGGGGTGTAGCACTGGATGTTACTGGTCTTACAAGCCCTACTTGGGTTGGAGGCGGAGTGGTAATCGTTGGTATTTTGTGGATGTTATTACAAATAAATTCGAATAAAAGACGCACCACCTCCGATTACTCATGA
- a CDS encoding type 1 glutamine amidotransferase domain-containing protein, protein MPKRILFVLTSHDRKGQAESKDAAPSGFYLSEVSHPYDVLTKEGYEIDFVSPKGGKTHVDGLDLSDPVNASFWNNDSLREATKTTLKPSQIDPDVYDAVFYAGGHATMWDLPDNIELAGVSSRIYEKGGVVAAVCHGPAGLVNIRLSDNEYLVAGKKVSAFTNDEERAVGLYDIVPFLLEDTLKQRGAEHLAAANFQPQVIVSERLVTGQNPASAKGVAEAMLPLLASIENRRA, encoded by the coding sequence ATGCCTAAACGTATCCTGTTTGTATTGACCAGCCATGACCGTAAAGGTCAAGCCGAGAGTAAAGATGCCGCACCCAGTGGTTTCTATCTTTCTGAGGTGTCTCACCCCTACGATGTACTCACAAAAGAAGGTTATGAAATTGATTTCGTGAGTCCCAAGGGGGGCAAGACACATGTTGACGGTTTAGACCTCAGCGATCCGGTTAACGCCTCCTTTTGGAATAATGATTCCTTACGCGAGGCAACTAAAACCACATTAAAACCCTCCCAGATTGATCCTGACGTCTATGACGCCGTCTTCTATGCAGGAGGGCATGCGACGATGTGGGATCTCCCTGACAATATAGAGTTGGCGGGTGTTTCATCACGAATTTATGAAAAGGGTGGCGTTGTCGCTGCGGTTTGTCATGGCCCCGCCGGATTGGTGAATATTCGGCTTTCCGATAATGAATATCTGGTTGCGGGCAAAAAGGTGTCAGCTTTTACCAACGATGAAGAACGTGCTGTAGGGTTGTACGACATTGTTCCATTCTTACTTGAAGACACGCTGAAGCAAAGAGGTGCTGAGCATCTTGCAGCCGCAAATTTTCAGCCACAGGTGATTGTCAGCGAGAGATTAGTGACCGGACAGAATCCCGCTTCCGCAAAAGGAGTCGCTGAGGCAATGCTGCCTTTGTTGGCTTCTATTGAAAATAGAAGAGCCTGA
- a CDS encoding LysR family transcriptional regulator, which translates to MNKINLRNDDLEVFLHVVDRNNFSAAARDLQILPKMVSKQIARLETALGTTLFERNTRNLRITDEGRAIAERARVALAVLDEMKELSRGESEELSGNIRLTAPAPFGRKYVAPAIAAFCQVHPRVGFDLRLSDQIQDLYSGDFDLAIRMGDLADSRLLARKIANNRRILIASSEYLNNHPPIERPEDLLNHNCLVFAYPGFLHNSWTLRKAGHERSISVTGNLISDNGDVLHAWSLAGLGISLRETWDIHDELRAGKLCRVLPDWEANTSQISVVRARREPIPRRLSVFIDFITEKWKRAPWDDD; encoded by the coding sequence ATGAACAAAATAAACTTGAGAAATGACGACCTTGAAGTGTTTTTACACGTCGTCGACAGAAACAATTTCTCTGCCGCAGCACGAGACCTACAGATACTCCCCAAGATGGTGAGCAAGCAGATAGCCAGGCTGGAAACTGCACTTGGCACTACACTTTTTGAAAGAAACACCCGTAATCTACGTATTACAGACGAGGGCAGAGCTATAGCTGAGAGGGCTCGCGTAGCGTTGGCCGTTCTGGATGAGATGAAGGAACTTTCCCGAGGGGAAAGTGAGGAGTTAAGCGGAAATATTCGTTTGACTGCGCCCGCACCGTTTGGCCGAAAATATGTTGCTCCTGCTATCGCTGCATTCTGCCAAGTACATCCGAGGGTGGGCTTTGATTTAAGGTTATCTGACCAAATCCAGGATCTTTACAGTGGTGATTTCGATCTGGCTATTCGTATGGGGGATCTGGCTGATTCTCGCCTTCTGGCCAGAAAAATAGCAAATAATAGACGTATTCTCATCGCATCGTCCGAATATCTGAATAATCATCCACCCATTGAGCGACCAGAAGATCTTTTAAATCACAACTGCTTAGTATTCGCTTACCCGGGTTTTTTACACAATTCATGGACGTTACGTAAAGCCGGTCATGAAAGAAGCATCAGTGTTACTGGCAACCTTATCAGTGACAACGGAGACGTATTGCATGCCTGGAGTTTGGCGGGGCTTGGCATATCTCTTCGAGAAACTTGGGATATTCATGATGAATTGAGAGCTGGGAAACTTTGCCGAGTTCTGCCTGATTGGGAAGCAAACACATCTCAGATCAGTGTTGTCCGGGCGCGGCGAGAACCAATACCCCGTAGGCTAAGTGTATTTATTGATTTCATCACTGAAAAATGGAAACGTGCACCATGGGATGATGATTAA
- a CDS encoding LysR family transcriptional regulator: MSYLVQLRSFVEVYKAGSISKAAMRLGISQPAMSAHIHSLEAFTGCVLFTRRSHGVVATVDGEELARLVASDLETIELKLSMLRSRTRKSSGTVSFIGPAELMWSKLPYLVKILFNEGIKFKVLTGNRKRIYSCLLDGSCQLGFTTSMPDKQKFGYAEIGMEKLIVVVASLIADNFKENEDVIDTLLKLPLIAYDEQLPLIREVFQDSSRFFALLRPSITVPDLRILERMIRENIGWTVMPEYLCAQSIAGGQIVEVNVHERLPINSIYLVWIDSSLRNPLVSGIRDRILELSKNSGFMV, translated from the coding sequence ATGAGCTATCTGGTTCAGTTACGAAGTTTTGTTGAAGTATACAAAGCTGGTTCGATTTCAAAAGCGGCAATGCGGTTGGGCATAAGCCAGCCTGCAATGTCTGCCCACATTCATTCACTTGAGGCTTTTACCGGGTGTGTTCTCTTTACTCGTCGTTCACATGGTGTGGTGGCTACAGTGGATGGGGAGGAATTGGCGAGATTGGTGGCTTCAGATTTAGAAACGATTGAACTGAAGTTGTCGATGCTTAGATCACGTACAAGGAAGTCCTCGGGGACAGTATCTTTCATCGGGCCAGCAGAATTAATGTGGTCAAAATTACCGTACTTGGTGAAAATATTATTCAATGAAGGTATTAAATTTAAAGTTTTGACAGGAAATAGGAAGCGCATATACAGCTGTCTTCTGGACGGAAGTTGTCAACTAGGTTTCACAACTTCTATGCCGGATAAACAAAAATTTGGATATGCTGAAATTGGAATGGAAAAGTTAATAGTTGTGGTAGCGTCACTCATAGCAGACAACTTCAAAGAAAACGAGGACGTGATTGATACGCTGTTGAAGCTTCCTCTAATAGCTTACGATGAACAGTTACCCTTGATAAGGGAAGTTTTCCAGGATTCTTCGCGATTTTTTGCACTGCTTCGTCCGTCTATTACTGTACCGGATTTGCGGATTTTAGAAAGAATGATCCGAGAAAATATTGGTTGGACTGTGATGCCTGAGTATTTATGCGCCCAAAGCATAGCAGGAGGTCAGATCGTTGAAGTGAATGTCCATGAGAGACTCCCTATAAATTCAATCTATTTGGTATGGATTGATAGCTCATTACGTAACCCACTCGTTTCAGGAATCAGAGACAGAATTCTCGAACTATCAAAAAATAGCGGATTTATGGTTTGA
- a CDS encoding polysaccharide deacetylase family protein, translating to MAKEILCGFGVGVDAVAGWLSSYGGEDSPSDISRGMFAGEVGTPRLLNLFDQFNIPTTWFMPGHSIETFPRQMEAVVNAGHEVGVHNYSHENPISMSPDQEREVLLKGIDMVTKLTGERPTGYVAPWWEFSPVTTDLLLENGIKYDHSLMHHDHQPYYVRKGDSWTKIDYSKTPTEWMKPLVRGEETDLIELPASWTIDDIPPFMFMKTKPNSQGFMNPRDIEQLWRDQFDWVYREHEYAIFTFTIHPDVSGRPHVLMMLERLLTHMLGHPGVKFLKLNDIADDFAKRSPRTK from the coding sequence ATGGCGAAAGAAATACTATGTGGTTTTGGAGTGGGTGTAGATGCCGTTGCAGGCTGGCTATCTTCTTATGGGGGAGAAGATTCTCCAAGCGATATATCTCGCGGTATGTTCGCTGGCGAAGTAGGAACTCCACGTCTTCTGAATCTATTTGACCAGTTTAATATCCCCACCACCTGGTTTATGCCTGGTCATTCCATTGAAACCTTTCCTCGGCAAATGGAAGCAGTTGTCAATGCTGGACATGAGGTAGGGGTTCATAATTACAGTCATGAAAACCCAATATCTATGTCGCCTGACCAAGAAAGAGAAGTCCTTCTAAAAGGCATTGACATGGTCACAAAATTAACAGGGGAGAGACCTACTGGGTATGTCGCTCCATGGTGGGAATTTTCTCCTGTAACCACAGATCTTCTATTAGAAAATGGCATCAAATATGACCATTCACTAATGCATCATGATCATCAGCCTTATTATGTCAGGAAAGGTGATTCCTGGACCAAGATAGATTATTCCAAGACACCGACCGAATGGATGAAACCGCTGGTACGCGGAGAAGAGACGGACCTTATTGAATTACCCGCCAGTTGGACAATCGACGATATTCCTCCTTTCATGTTCATGAAAACAAAACCCAACAGCCAAGGTTTCATGAATCCCAGGGACATCGAACAGTTGTGGAGGGATCAATTCGATTGGGTCTACCGTGAGCATGAATATGCGATCTTTACTTTTACGATTCACCCGGACGTATCTGGTCGCCCGCACGTATTAATGATGCTCGAACGCCTCTTAACACATATGCTCGGTCACCCAGGGGTGAAATTCCTAAAATTGAATGACATTGCAGATGACTTTGCCAAGCGATCTCCACGGACAAAATAA
- a CDS encoding DJ-1/PfpI family protein translates to MSNPTRVVIITGPGFQDHDVVYTYYRSKEEGYDISIATKDGSAVTGKYGITVPMDKRSKDNINFDQLNATDFDAVILTGGHEAPDRVRQDQRVKDFLKQMVTQGKVVAGLCHGPWIMISAGILRDKLACAYVGLKDDMVNSGANVIEADVVVDGNIITCSYYAECGEFMRQTFDAIDRWKRGETLKEPLVV, encoded by the coding sequence ATGTCTAATCCGACACGAGTAGTGATAATCACTGGTCCAGGTTTTCAGGATCACGATGTAGTTTATACTTACTATCGTTCTAAAGAGGAAGGATACGATATATCTATTGCAACAAAGGATGGAAGTGCAGTGACAGGAAAATATGGCATCACTGTTCCTATGGATAAAAGATCCAAAGACAATATTAATTTCGATCAACTCAACGCCACTGATTTTGATGCTGTTATTCTCACTGGCGGTCATGAAGCGCCTGATAGAGTTCGCCAAGATCAGAGAGTTAAAGATTTTCTAAAGCAGATGGTAACACAGGGGAAAGTTGTAGCTGGGCTCTGCCATGGTCCCTGGATTATGATTTCTGCCGGTATTCTAAGAGACAAACTCGCCTGCGCTTATGTTGGTCTGAAAGACGATATGGTTAATTCCGGCGCCAATGTAATTGAAGCAGATGTAGTTGTCGACGGGAATATCATTACTTGCTCCTATTATGCCGAATGTGGAGAATTTATGCGTCAGACATTCGATGCAATAGATAGATGGAAGCGCGGCGAAACTCTTAAAGAACCGCTGGTGGTATAA
- a CDS encoding sigma-70 family RNA polymerase sigma factor — MIIPLQKQTEGGKLYTRIPEIEARLTELVTLTDENLIQLCKQSNTHPQYVPSECLLYFVRRSALTNQTLFDPLFRILSERIFRKLPRAANPGGSSVSMLNSDIQESVFDRFVEMLMLDKAGYDARLDMFEIRFDKAVLSLKNDALQKSYRSEKRNTELEYDDSEDITSEVETASEGFNPFEQTDFNHFHYRRELDAAIETE, encoded by the coding sequence TTGATCATTCCTCTTCAAAAACAAACCGAGGGTGGAAAGCTGTACACACGCATTCCTGAGATTGAAGCCAGGTTGACAGAATTAGTCACCCTCACGGATGAAAATCTGATTCAGTTGTGTAAGCAGAGCAATACACATCCGCAATATGTGCCCAGTGAATGTCTTCTTTACTTCGTCCGGCGCAGCGCATTGACTAACCAAACTCTTTTTGATCCCCTCTTCAGGATCCTCTCAGAACGCATTTTCAGGAAGCTTCCTCGAGCCGCTAATCCTGGTGGAAGTTCTGTATCAATGCTGAACAGCGACATTCAGGAGAGCGTTTTTGACCGTTTTGTTGAAATGCTCATGCTCGATAAAGCGGGTTATGATGCACGACTGGACATGTTTGAAATCCGTTTTGACAAAGCCGTTTTAAGTCTAAAAAACGATGCCCTGCAGAAGTCTTATCGGTCTGAGAAAAGAAATACTGAGCTGGAGTACGATGATTCAGAGGACATTACTTCAGAGGTTGAAACTGCTTCTGAAGGTTTTAATCCTTTTGAACAAACAGATTTCAATCATTTTCATTACCGTCGTGAGCTTGATGCGGCGATTGAGACTGAATAG
- a CDS encoding IS3 family transposase (programmed frameshift): protein MSVKTFTEEFKIEAVKQITEQGYPVSEVSSRLGVSTNSLYAWVKRYQKPEPQRKQDDALQHEVKRLRQELKRVTEERDNLKKGRRVLCKNVRLKYAFIKKMSSFYAVRRLCLVLGLHHSGYYQWLKRPKSLRTRQDERQTGLIKQLWLESGTVYGYRKIWLDMKDLGECVGRNRIARLMRLAELASQTGYRKRRYYGGGKPSFASPNYLERQFVVPTPNTHWVSDMTYIRTHEGWLYLAVVLDLFSRRVIGWSMGGRMTAELVMDALLMAVWRRKPTAEVLIHSDQGSQYTSERCQHFMTAHNLKSSMSRRGNCHDNAVAESFFQLLKRERIKKRIYKNREEAKADIFDYVEMFYNAKRRHSACEDQAPAVYESAWFMRHGTV, encoded by the exons ATGTCAGTCAAAACGTTCACTGAAGAATTCAAAATTGAAGCCGTAAAACAGATCACTGAGCAGGGGTACCCTGTATCTGAGGTCTCCTCTCGACTTGGTGTATCCACTAATAGTCTTTACGCCTGGGTTAAGCGCTACCAGAAGCCCGAGCCGCAGCGTAAGCAGGACGATGCACTTCAGCATGAAGTAAAGCGCCTCAGGCAAGAACTTAAGCGAGTAACTGAAGAGCGGGATA ATCTTAAAAAAGGCCGCCGCGTACTTTGCAAGAACGTCAGGCTGAAGTACGCCTTCATTAAAAAAATGTCGTCCTTTTATGCTGTACGCAGGTTATGCCTGGTTCTTGGCCTCCATCACAGCGGTTATTACCAGTGGCTAAAGCGGCCTAAATCTTTGCGTACCCGGCAAGATGAACGGCAAACAGGCTTGATTAAACAACTGTGGCTTGAAAGCGGTACGGTTTACGGCTATCGAAAAATCTGGCTCGATATGAAAGATCTGGGTGAATGCGTCGGACGTAACAGGATCGCGCGCCTGATGAGGCTCGCTGAACTAGCATCTCAGACTGGATACCGAAAACGACGCTATTACGGTGGCGGAAAGCCTTCTTTTGCCAGTCCAAATTACCTTGAACGCCAGTTCGTTGTCCCAACCCCAAATACGCATTGGGTGAGTGACATGACTTATATAAGGACGCATGAGGGTTGGCTGTATCTGGCTGTTGTTCTTGATCTCTTCTCACGCAGGGTTATCGGCTGGAGCATGGGCGGACGAATGACCGCTGAGTTAGTAATGGATGCATTATTGATGGCGGTATGGCGACGTAAACCAACGGCAGAAGTATTAATCCATTCAGATCAGGGCTCTCAATATACGAGCGAAAGATGTCAGCATTTTATGACAGCTCACAATTTAAAAAGCAGCATGAGTCGTCGGGGTAATTGCCATGACAACGCAGTGGCAGAAAGCTTTTTCCAGTTGCTAAAACGGGAACGCATAAAGAAACGGATCTATAAAAATAGGGAAGAAGCGAAGGCGGATATCTTCGATTATGTCGAGATGTTTTATAATGCTAAACGCCGCCACAGTGCCTGTGAGGATCAAGCCCCTGCAGTTTATGAAAGTGCCTGGTTCATGAGGCACGGAACAGTCTAG